gtaacagagagtcaacaactagttgagcgagttcacgatTGGTTATTCAGTGTGCTAGATAGAATAGTAAATCGTAAgtttgtttagtaaaccatgtatcgtgtgcatttgtatcgcagccctctaggcatgtgtgcgaagattagtgggagtttcccaagtatttctagactaggtatatttgtatcgcagcccacccagcatgtatgcgaagtttagtgtatggttcgcagccattccaggcatgtgtgcgaagattagttctattatcgcagccattcccggcgtgtgtgcgaagagaagtatttgtatcactcgtctagcagtatctatcaataccccttcctctcccgaggcccatagtacgtaatcccgataataacttaagtacaagaaatcttccaacccattcccgaccctgggaatcccatgccttggtaagattgtgaactcactttggttttgctcggcagatacacagaaaagttcaattaagctatatggtggtcaaccacgtcctaccatggttaccatacaagttaggttcgtattcaagtagtgcacgtatgttctacacgtattgtacacaagtaacgatcatagcatacacgtataatcatggcagttcaacaacagtgctagttcaacagtacagtcacgtaaacaaagtccaagtatgcggcccaaatggttgggctcgtaacagtgtgcgagtccaacagtgtgcatgtgttcgtggtctcgagtcgagactagagatctcgagtcgagacagtgcggtctcgagttgtagtcctagagttctcgagtcgcaacaaaggaggtctcgagtcatgcatgtactagtcgagactagacggtctcgagtcgcaaccggacccgcaaccgtggtcttgagttgtgctgtttgtgtcggtgttgtggtctcgagtcgagacagtggggTCTCGACTCACAATCCCTTGTCGAGACTATGAAGTGTAACCGATTTCCTGATTTGCAGCTCATGATTTCCGTAACAATTGCTTAcagttttggcagtttcacaattcagatcaaatcacaattatGCAGAAATCATGCACATTCATATTACCATTATCATCATCAATTCAAGAACAATAACAGTTGGATCATCTAAATTAACAAGTTTCAATACTAACGTGCAAATCTTAGATTGTGAACACCAATAATCAACGAATCCTTAATCGGATTGGCCCAACCTACTACACGAACATCATGAAATACCCGAACCAAGGCTGCTTGTAAACCATCTATTCATCTAAACACATGTTCCGATTTCACCACATAAGCTCATTAATAAACATTACTAGCATGAAACCCTAGTTGGATTCGATCAACATATGACAATATACGAACATTGATCACAATCATGTACCATTTATAATTCATCACATAAGACATGTAATATCACATAATATAACATCAACtaataacaaaacactaaccggtttaGAGCGTATAACGAGGATGATCCGAACACAAGGATCTTCGATGGAAATGGTGTGTTTGTCGTCAAGTTCTAGAGAGAAGGGAGAGAGCTCCTAGGGTTTGTATGTGTAAAGTGCTTTTTGTAAAGTGAGAGATGGTTATTAACACCCTAAGTGTTATGCGCATAAGGGAGTGGGCCAAACCCTCACTTGGGCTgcccatggtctcgagtcgtataGAGTGGGCCGAGAGAGAGATGTAACGAGAGATGAAGTGTGCGGCCCTAAAGGCTTGCGTGACAAGTATACATATCTACACATACATTCACATAACATGTAGCATTTATTCATTAATATCAACATATCAAATAATCGCATAGAGTTCATACATGTCACAGtaaacacaaagataggttctgaaatacgagttgtcacagataaGTTTTTTATTGCTAATCTGATGAAAGAAGTTATCAACGAGATTGGTCATGAAAATGTTGTGCAAATCATCACCGACAATGCATCAACTTGTAAGGCGGCTGGAGAGATTGTCACGAGTGAGTTTACTCGCATCTATTGGACACCATGCGTGGTACATACGCTTAATCTTGCATTGAAGAATATATGTTCACCAAGGAATGTGGAAACCAATAAAACAATATATGATGAATGCAAATGGATAACAGAAGTTCACATGGATGCGGTTGCAATAAAAAACTTTATCATGAACCATAACATGAGACTCTCCATTTTAAGCAAGTTTACTCTTCTTAGATTGCTTTCGGTTGCTGATACTCGTTTTGCTTCAATTGTTGTGATGCTTAAGAGATTCAAACTTGTCAAACGGGGTCTACAAGCTATGGTCATAAGTAATGAATGGGCTTCTTATAGAGAGGATGACACGGTGAAAGCTAACTCTGTTAAAGAGAAGATTTTGGATGATGATTGGTGGGATAAAGTATCATACATTCTTAGTTTTACTGAACCGATATATGATATGATTAGAGTTTGTGACACCGACAAACCATGTCTACATTTGGTGTATGAGATGTGGGATTTAATGATTGAGAAGCTGAAGGCCGAGATCTACAAGAAAGAAAAACGTCCCTTATCTACTCGTAGTATCTTTTATGATGTTGTGCATCAAGTTTTAGTGGTTCGGTGGACGAAGAATAACACTCCTCTACATTGTTTAGCACAGTCTTTAAATCCAAGGTATATGATTTAAAATTACATGCTTGGTTTCTATTATGTAtttatatttttacttttaaatGTTGTAGATATTATAGTGACGCATGGTTACTTGCGGATAGTAAAAGACTCCCTCCTCATAGGGATGGAGAAATTTCACAAGAGAGGAAGACTTGTTTTAAGAGATTGTTTCCTAATGATGATGAGCATGATAGAGTCTTGGATGAGTATGCTTTGTTTTCAATGAAGGCTGGTCCTTTTGAATATTTAACATGTATTACAAAGATGGATACTATGGAACCCAAGTCATGGTGGGCTAACTTTGGTGCTCAAACCCCTCTTCTCCAAACTTTAGCTTTAAATTACTTGGACAACCTAGTTCGTCTTCATGTGTTGAGCGAAATTGGAGCACCTATGCATTTATCCACTCGAAGGAGGAACAGATTGACTACAAGTCGTGCTCAAGACTTGGTTTACATCCACAACAATCTTCGGATTTTGTCTAGGGCCCCTAATGATGTTGTAAATATGTGGGATGTGGGTGGAGATGCTTTTGACTCGATGGAAGATGTAGGATTTTTGGAGTTTGCTGATCTTTCATGAGATGAACCGGAACTTGAAAGCGATTTGCTTGTTAACGTTTGATTAGATGTGGAAGATATGGGATTTTTGAACTTTACATCAATATATAACTATTTTGGGGTTTTATGTTACATTatctttaatatatatttattttttatatgtttttattccCGTACCCGTCCCGTCCCCGCTTCTTGAATTTTTTAGTTTTTCCGTTTCCCATTCGCGTACCCATCCCCGTACCGGTCCCAGTGCATCATAGTTCAAAACTACCCCACTCCCACCCTACTCCCTATCTTATTATTATCTTCTTCttcaccaaccaccaccaccctaCAACCACTTTAGAAACAGTAGCCTATCTTCCATTTTTTGGAGTCTTATAAGTCAAGAAGAGGAGGATGTAACTGTGAGTGGGATATGATTTGTTGGAAAAAATGTAATAACTgttcctctttctctctctatctcgTTTATATAACAAATGGAAGTTTAAAGCCTTTTGTTGATTTGGCCAGAGGTGATAAGAGATGGTAATCGGTGGTCGATTGATCGGCGCGTTGGTTATCGAGGTGAATAGAGTGGTTGTCGTGGTGGAAATTGTCGACAAAAGGAATGAAGGACCGTGGTGGAGGTGTACAGTGTGATGGGGTAATCGGATGTGGGTAGTGTGATCGATGATGGTGGAGGTTAGTCTATTGTGGGTGACGGTGGGTATGGTGGTCGATCAGAGGGTGAGTCGTGATTGTTATTCGACGGGTGAGCAGTGGTCGTCGACAATCGTCGACGGTGGGGTAGTGGTGATTGTTGGTCAGAAAAAGGTGGATGGATGGTGGTTGATGTCCTCGGTGGtggagtggttcctaatggagcATCAATGTGCAGAAAAACTGGGGCAGAAGACAGGAAGACGGGGACTGAACAGTTAAATTGGGGCAGAAGACAGGGACTGAACAGAGGTGCACACGTGGCAAAAGGTGAGTCGCTGCTAAGGAAAGCTCTTTTAAGCCGTGTTGGAACTCGTAAAAAGGCTCATGGAGTCGTTTCAGTTGGCCATTTTTTAGTAGAGGGCTGAAGgccctattttttttttttgatgccCTAAGCCCAAGACTGAATTACATATACTATAGGTCTGGTCCGCGTCATGGTTTTCATGCCCATAGCCAAACAATGTGGCTTGTTTTAGCGTCCAACACTTTCTCTACAACACGCACCCTAGAGGTGCACAAGAAACCTGTACCCGGAATCGAACCCAATAAGAAAACCCAAAACCGGTTATTTTTGTACCCCAGTATTGTATACTCGTAACCGAACCCGACCTTACCCGCAGGGTATGGATAGGGTATACATTTTGAGCTCAATACTCGTAACTGAATCTGTATCCGATTTATATCCGAAAATACCCGGAACTGGCCATAGCCTATACCCGATAATGCTTTTTTTAATACCCGATAGAATACCCGAATTTTTAAggtatatttttatgtttactttgcaacttttatatttaagttttttttaaaacgcatattataaaacaaataatttgTATTTGAGTGAATTTATGTTATTGTAATTTGTTTTTAATTACTTTTACAAATTACAAACCAAATTTAATTTCTAAACACATTTATTTTtatgtaaaataaaaaaacatgttttttttaaatcGGGTATTAATACCCGGATCATACCCGGTTATACCCGAACCTAATTAATCCCTACCCAGGTACATAGGGTATGTCTTTTCTCTTCAATACCCGTACCTGAACCCTACCCAATTTCTCTTAATACTCGATTTTCCAATACCCGATCATACCCGGAACCGAATATTAACAAAAACCCGATATGTGCACCTCTAACGCAccctaagggtctgtttggtatggggtaatggaatggacgaaagaatggaatggacgaggtaatggaatagatgagggaatgcaatggatcattaccattccatgtcctgtttggttaccatgtgtgaatggaatgcaTTATTATGAAAGAAAAACGAAGTAATAAAATcggcggtgagtggtggtggtggtcggtggtaatgattgtgggtggttataggtggcggtggtgggtggcagcgatggcgatgggtggtggtggcggcggcgagtggcggtgcggcggcgacgacgagtggtggtggcagcgagtggcggtgcggcggcgacgacgagtggtggtggcggcaaggCGGCTGTTGGTGGTGGATggcggtgggtggcggcggcagttggtggtgggtggcggcggagGTGGCAGTGGGTGGTGGCGGCAgttggtggtggtggcgtcgacgatggtggtgggtggtggcggcggcgagtGGCGTTGACGGTCGGTCGCGgttgtgggtgataacggtggcgggTCGGTGACGGCGGCGCTGGCGACGatggctgtcggggtgaggtgttGGCGGGTGGCGGCAATGGTGTCAGTGGTGGTAgtggaatgccttttggaatgaaaaa
This genomic stretch from Helianthus annuus cultivar XRQ/B chromosome 8, HanXRQr2.0-SUNRISE, whole genome shotgun sequence harbors:
- the LOC110893067 gene encoding uncharacterized protein LOC110893067 → MKEVINEIGHENVVQIITDNASTCKAAGEIVTSEFTRIYWTPCVVHTLNLALKNICSPRNVETNKTIYDECKWITEVHMDAVAIKNFIMNHNMRLSILSKFTLLRLLSVADTRFASIVVMLKRFKLVKRGLQAMVISNEWASYREDDTVKANSVKEKILDDDWWDKVSYILSFTEPIYDMIRVCDTDKPCLHLVYEMWDLMIEKLKAEIYKKEKRPLSTRSIFYDVVHQVLVVRWTKNNTPLHCLAQSLNPRYYSDAWLLADSKRLPPHRDGEISQERKTCFKRLFPNDDEHDRVLDEYALFSMKAGPFEYLTCITKMDTMEPKSWWANFGAQTPLLQTLALNYLDNLVRLHVLSEIGAPMHLSTRRRNRLTTSRAQDLVYIHNNLRILSRAPNDVVNMWDVGGDAFDSMEDVGFLEFADLS